CCGGTCATTAGGAAAGGCAACTATAGATCTTCATACTGCAAGACCAGGAGTTATTATTGGTAGAAAAGGTACGGAAATTGATCGATTAAGAGAGAGCTTGGAAAAGATGACAAACAAGCAGATTGTTATAAATATTGTGGAAATTGAAAATCCAGCTATAAATGCGCAGTTGGTTGCAAAGGGCATAGGAGCGCAGTTAGTAAAAAGAATTCCATTTAGAAGAGCAATGAAAAAAGCTGTCAGCTTAGCAATGCAATCTGGAGCGCAGGGCATGAAAATAGTTTGTTCCGGGCGTCTTGGAGGAGTTGAGATAGCACGAAGGGAAACAGCAAAGGATGGAAAGATACCTCTGCATACTCTAAGAGCTGATATAGATTACGGTTTTGCAGAAGCACATACTACGTACGGGATAATAGGTGTGAAGGTGTGGGTATGCAAAGGGGAGATTATATAAGATGGCATTAATTCCCAAACGCGTTAAACATAGAAAGATGCAGAGAGGACGTATGAAAGGAATCTCCAGCAGAGGGCATAATACAAGTTTTGGAGAATATGGTTTAAAAGCTTTAGAATGTGCGTGGATAACTAGCCGTCAGCTTGAAGCTGCAAGAGTTGCAATGACAAGATATATTAAACGAGGTGGCAAGGTTTGGATAAGAGTAGTTGCTGATAAGCCTGTAACAAAAAAGCCGGCTGAGACTAGGATGGGAAAGGGGAAAGGAGCCCCCGAGTACTGGGTTTCAGTTATCAAGCCGGGTAGAGTCTTGTTTGAGCTAGGCGGTATTTCAGAAGATTTAGCACGAGAGGCTATGAAACTTGCGGCAACAAAACTGCCTATAAAGACACGATTCATAGTCAGAGGAAAATTGGGTGTGACATCATAATGAAGGTTAGTAAGTTTAGAGATATGACAAATATAGAATTGGATCAAGAGCTTGTTAATTTAAAACAGGAAATATTCAATTTGAATGTTCGTTCATCTACAGGGCAATTGGAGGATACAAAAAGGACTGGACGATTAAAAAAGGATATAGCAAGAATTAATACTGTCTTGAGAGAGAGACAGATAGAGGAAGAGAAAAGTGAGAAGGATTCAAATAAAAAAGACTAAAGCAGGTGTTGTTGTTAGTGATAAGATGGATAAGACGGTTGTCGTTTTAGTAGAAAGGCTGGTTTCACATTCAGTCTATAAAAAAAAAGTTAGAAGATTCAGCAGGTTTAAAGCCCACGATAAAGATAACTCTGCGCATATAGGCGATAGAGTGGAAATTAAGGAAACCAGGCCGCTAAGTAAAGAAAAAAGATGGTATATTTCAAGGATTATAGAAAGGTCTAATAGCTGAATATGATACAAGCGCAAACCATTCTCAATGTAGCTGATAATTCAGGAGCAAAAAAGTTGATGTGCTTCAAGGTATTAGGAGGCACACGCAGAAGGTATGCCCGAATAGGCGATATTGTAGTAGCGTCTGTAAAAGAGTCAACTCCTGAGGGTGTTGTTAAAAAGGGGGAGGTAGTAAAAGTTGTTATTGTGCGAACAAGAAAAGAAATTAGAAGAGAAGATGGTTCCTATATAAAGTTTGATAAAAATGCTGGTGTTATAATTGATGCTCAGAAGAATCCGATTGGGACAAGGATTTTTGGACCAGTTGCCAGAGAATTGCGGGATAAGGAGTTTACTAAAATTATTTCATTAGCTCCTGAGGTTATTTAAAAGGAAAAGTGAAGAATTAAATGGCTAAAGAACATAATTATATTAAAAAAGGTGATCAAGTTGTGGTTATATCAGGGAAGGAGAAGGGCAAGACAGGGCGTGTTTTGCGTGTATTTCCGAAGAAACAGAGAGCTATTGTAGAGAGAGTGAATTTTGTTAAGAAACACACAAAACCTTCACAGAAGAATCGACAAGGGGGGATAATAGAAAAAGAGGCGTCTCTGCATGTGTCTAATTTATTGTTATATTGTGTGCGATGTGAAAAAGGGTCGAGAATCGGATTCAAAATGTTGGAAAATAAAAACAAAGTGAGATATTGCAAACGTTGCAATGAGTTAATTGACAAGAGTTAAAGATGACGCGATTAGAAAAGAAATATAAAGAAGAAGTAGTATCCAAAATGATGCGGAAGTTTGGGTATAAAAATAAACTGCAGGTTCCGAAATTGGAAAAGATTGTGCTTAACACATGTCTAAAAGAGGCTATAGAGAATAAGAAGGTTTTGGATAGTGCATGTTTAGAACTGGGAGCAATAACAGGGCAAAAACCAGTTATTACAAAGGCAAAGAAGTCTGTGGCAGGATTTAAACTTAGGGCAGAAATGCCAATAGGTGCTAAAGTGACTCTACGGCGAAGTAGAATGTATGAATTTCTTGATCGCTTGTTAAATATAACTCTGCCACGTATAAGGGATTTTAGAGGAGTTTCTCCGAAATCTTTTGATGTTAGAGGAAACTATACATTAGGCATTAGGGAACAAATTATATTTCCAGAGATAGATGTTGATAAAACAGAGAAAGTACATGGTTTAGATATTACAATTGTAACTAGTGCGAAAACTCCTGACGAAGGGAGAGAGTTGTTAGGATTGTTAGGTATGCCTTTTACTAGAGATGATACATAAGAAGGAAAAAGAGATATGGCAAGAAAAGCACTTATAGCAAAAGCCCAAAGAGAGCCGAAGTATAAAGTGCAAAAATACAATAGGTGTAATTTGTGTGGAAGACAGCGAGGATATCTAAGAAAATTCG
This bacterium DNA region includes the following protein-coding sequences:
- a CDS encoding type Z 30S ribosomal protein S14; this encodes MARKALIAKAQREPKYKVQKYNRCNLCGRQRGYLRKFGLCRICFRKLALSGKLPGVIKASW
- the rplX gene encoding 50S ribosomal protein L24 translates to MAKEHNYIKKGDQVVVISGKEKGKTGRVLRVFPKKQRAIVERVNFVKKHTKPSQKNRQGGIIEKEASLHVSNLLLYCVRCEKGSRIGFKMLENKNKVRYCKRCNELIDKS
- the rplE gene encoding 50S ribosomal protein L5 — protein: MTRLEKKYKEEVVSKMMRKFGYKNKLQVPKLEKIVLNTCLKEAIENKKVLDSACLELGAITGQKPVITKAKKSVAGFKLRAEMPIGAKVTLRRSRMYEFLDRLLNITLPRIRDFRGVSPKSFDVRGNYTLGIREQIIFPEIDVDKTEKVHGLDITIVTSAKTPDEGRELLGLLGMPFTRDDT
- the rplP gene encoding 50S ribosomal protein L16 codes for the protein MALIPKRVKHRKMQRGRMKGISSRGHNTSFGEYGLKALECAWITSRQLEAARVAMTRYIKRGGKVWIRVVADKPVTKKPAETRMGKGKGAPEYWVSVIKPGRVLFELGGISEDLAREAMKLAATKLPIKTRFIVRGKLGVTS
- the rplN gene encoding 50S ribosomal protein L14 — translated: MIQAQTILNVADNSGAKKLMCFKVLGGTRRRYARIGDIVVASVKESTPEGVVKKGEVVKVVIVRTRKEIRREDGSYIKFDKNAGVIIDAQKNPIGTRIFGPVARELRDKEFTKIISLAPEVI
- the rpsQ gene encoding 30S ribosomal protein S17, producing MRRIQIKKTKAGVVVSDKMDKTVVVLVERLVSHSVYKKKVRRFSRFKAHDKDNSAHIGDRVEIKETRPLSKEKRWYISRIIERSNS
- the rpmC gene encoding 50S ribosomal protein L29 codes for the protein MKVSKFRDMTNIELDQELVNLKQEIFNLNVRSSTGQLEDTKRTGRLKKDIARINTVLRERQIEEEKSEKDSNKKD
- the rpsC gene encoding 30S ribosomal protein S3; translated protein: MGQKVHPVGFRLGGIKTSQSCWIGKKNYAFLILEDVHIREYINKNLEHAGVADIEIRRSLGKATIDLHTARPGVIIGRKGTEIDRLRESLEKMTNKQIVINIVEIENPAINAQLVAKGIGAQLVKRIPFRRAMKKAVSLAMQSGAQGMKIVCSGRLGGVEIARRETAKDGKIPLHTLRADIDYGFAEAHTTYGIIGVKVWVCKGEII